The Maridesulfovibrio zosterae DSM 11974 genome contains a region encoding:
- the lpxA gene encoding acyl-ACP--UDP-N-acetylglucosamine O-acyltransferase, with amino-acid sequence MAVEIHPSAIVDPSAKLGENVKIGPFCIVEANTIIGDDCMLDSHVQIKSYTSMGKGNVVHSNAILGGPPQHLAFKDEDTTVEIGDNNIFREFMTIHRGTVQGRRRTTVGNNCMLMAYVHVAHDCSVGNNVIMANAASLAGHVDVGDHVTIGGMSGIHQFVRIGEYAFLGAMSGFAKDLPPYMLATGVRGVLHGPNSIGLRRHGFDSKTCMAIKKAYRILFRSGLTREESLEMAESELSEIPEVMKLIEFVRSSERGICPADRSPE; translated from the coding sequence ATGGCTGTTGAAATTCATCCTAGTGCCATTGTTGATCCCTCTGCTAAATTAGGCGAAAACGTCAAAATCGGCCCTTTTTGTATTGTGGAAGCCAATACAATAATCGGTGACGACTGTATGCTCGATTCTCATGTACAGATTAAGTCTTACACAAGCATGGGTAAAGGCAATGTTGTTCATTCAAATGCTATTCTTGGCGGACCTCCGCAGCATCTTGCATTTAAAGATGAAGATACCACTGTTGAAATTGGTGATAATAATATTTTCCGTGAATTTATGACTATCCATCGCGGTACCGTGCAAGGACGTCGTCGTACAACTGTCGGTAACAATTGTATGCTTATGGCATATGTGCATGTTGCTCATGACTGTAGTGTAGGCAATAATGTTATTATGGCCAACGCAGCAAGTCTTGCCGGCCATGTAGATGTCGGAGATCATGTAACTATTGGCGGAATGTCTGGTATTCATCAGTTTGTGCGTATTGGAGAATATGCTTTTCTTGGTGCAATGTCGGGTTTTGCAAAAGATCTTCCTCCTTATATGCTTGCGACTGGTGTTCGCGGTGTTTTACATGGTCCAAACTCTATTGGACTCAGAAGACACGGTTTTGATTCTAAAACCTGTATGGCTATTAAGAAAGCTTATAGAATTCTTTTCCGCTCTGGACTTACTCGTGAAGAGTCTCTTGAAATGGCTGAATCTGAACTTTCAGAAATTCCGGAAGTTATGAAACTTATTGAGTTTGTACGCTCCAGCGAGCGAGGTATCTGCCCGGCTGACCGTTCTCCAGAATAG
- a CDS encoding LpxI family protein, with translation MKEKSETIGIIAGGGQFPLLVAKGAAAQGHRVVAVFFKGHSSDEVAALVDDSKELMLGQLSKLISFFKKNGVSKVVMAGTINKPKAFDIRPDFRAAKLLFKLATKGDDVLLRTVANEFESEGMEVVGPHIFAPQLLTPAGILTKRKPSESEYSDLVFGWKIARELGRLDIGQCVIIKDGVIAAVEAIEGTDAAIKRGCDLGGKGCCIVKVFKPGQEERVDMPSIGLKTVEGMKELRATCLGVEAGKSLFFDLDKAIKFADKHGISIVGLTSEWFDK, from the coding sequence ATGAAAGAAAAATCAGAAACGATAGGTATTATTGCCGGAGGGGGACAATTCCCCCTTCTGGTTGCAAAGGGAGCCGCAGCACAGGGACATCGTGTTGTGGCTGTTTTTTTTAAAGGGCATTCTAGTGATGAAGTCGCAGCTTTAGTTGATGATTCAAAAGAATTGATGCTTGGTCAGCTTTCAAAACTGATATCTTTTTTTAAAAAGAATGGCGTCAGTAAAGTCGTTATGGCTGGGACAATAAATAAGCCCAAGGCTTTTGATATTCGTCCAGATTTTCGAGCTGCTAAACTTCTTTTTAAATTAGCGACTAAAGGTGATGATGTCCTGCTGCGTACTGTTGCCAATGAGTTTGAATCTGAGGGAATGGAGGTGGTTGGTCCACATATTTTTGCCCCTCAGCTTTTAACTCCAGCTGGTATTTTAACTAAGCGTAAACCTAGTGAAAGTGAATATTCTGATCTTGTTTTTGGATGGAAGATTGCACGGGAATTAGGCCGACTTGATATTGGGCAATGCGTTATTATCAAGGATGGAGTTATTGCAGCCGTTGAGGCTATTGAAGGTACCGATGCTGCAATTAAGCGTGGTTGTGATCTGGGCGGAAAAGGATGCTGTATAGTGAAGGTCTTTAAACCAGGTCAAGAAGAAAGGGTAGACATGCCATCAATAGGTTTAAAGACTGTAGAAGGTATGAAAGAATTGCGCGCAACCTGTTTAGGAGTTGAAGCAGGTAAAAGCCTTTTCTTTGATTTGGATAAGGCGATAAAATTTGCAGATAAGCATGGAATTTCAATAGTGGGTTTGACTTCTGAATGGTTTGATAAGTAA
- a CDS encoding FmdB family zinc ribbon protein, which produces MPIFEYKCLECGTVYEEISSSITKIGECPSCGLTTREKLISSTSSLTGKDTPNVPDKKATGCCGANPHSKGCVPGSCCGKA; this is translated from the coding sequence ATGCCGATATTTGAATATAAATGTTTGGAATGCGGGACTGTTTATGAAGAAATAAGCAGCTCAATAACTAAAATAGGCGAATGTCCTTCCTGCGGATTAACGACAAGAGAAAAACTGATTTCATCTACATCGTCACTGACAGGCAAAGATACTCCCAACGTACCGGATAAAAAAGCGACTGGATGCTGCGGAGCAAATCCCCATTCGAAAGGATGTGTACCCGGATCATGCTGCGGTAAGGCATAA
- a CDS encoding CGGC domain-containing protein, producing MGKEKILVIGCKTTMDDTCIGCSRCMVGFNRRAGEFERYDQEAELMGIMGCGGCPGVAVVPRMAFMKLWNSKLGENPTKVHIAPCLATHCEYKDTIVKKIKAKAGCEVIEGTHPFLPENIFAE from the coding sequence ATGGGCAAGGAGAAGATTCTAGTCATCGGCTGTAAAACAACTATGGATGATACCTGCATTGGATGTTCAAGATGTATGGTTGGCTTCAACAGACGTGCTGGTGAATTTGAACGTTATGATCAGGAAGCTGAACTGATGGGTATTATGGGATGTGGCGGCTGCCCTGGGGTTGCAGTTGTTCCACGTATGGCTTTCATGAAACTATGGAATTCAAAACTTGGTGAAAATCCTACGAAAGTACATATAGCTCCTTGCCTCGCCACTCATTGCGAATATAAAGATACTATAGTTAAAAAAATTAAAGCAAAAGCCGGATGTGAAGTGATTGAAGGAACACACCCATTTCTACCCGAAAATATTTTTGCGGAATAA
- a CDS encoding ATP-binding protein has product MKQLVVISGKGGTGKTSVVSALAALGPKKVLADCDVDAADLHLILNPDIVETTDFFSGERPIINPEICTQCGLCSEHCKFDAISKDCSIIPEKCEGCGVCSFVCPVQAVSISPRKCGQWFKSDTRFGTMIHAKLGIGEENSGKLVTTVRNASAEAAKAEGAELVLVDGSPGVGCPVIASLTNADLALFVAEPTITAVHDLKRVHKLTEHFKIPSMAIINKCGINAEQENVIRSFCSEKDIILAGELPYDTVFTKAQIEALSVVEYDPEGMGKKMKTIWDKMEKHF; this is encoded by the coding sequence AAACAATTAGTAGTTATTAGCGGAAAAGGCGGAACAGGAAAAACAAGTGTAGTTTCGGCCCTTGCGGCACTTGGCCCCAAAAAAGTACTTGCAGACTGTGATGTTGATGCAGCCGATCTGCATCTGATTCTTAATCCGGATATAGTTGAGACCACCGACTTTTTCAGTGGTGAACGCCCTATAATCAATCCCGAAATTTGCACCCAGTGCGGGCTATGCTCTGAACATTGCAAATTTGATGCGATCTCTAAAGATTGCTCCATCATCCCCGAAAAATGTGAAGGCTGCGGAGTCTGTTCATTTGTATGCCCAGTTCAAGCGGTATCAATTTCACCCAGAAAATGCGGCCAGTGGTTTAAGTCTGATACACGTTTCGGAACAATGATTCACGCTAAACTTGGTATAGGTGAAGAAAACTCAGGCAAACTGGTAACCACTGTCCGGAATGCATCAGCAGAAGCAGCCAAGGCAGAAGGAGCTGAGTTAGTACTTGTAGACGGATCACCCGGAGTAGGATGCCCTGTCATAGCTTCACTGACAAATGCTGATTTAGCACTATTTGTCGCTGAACCGACTATTACTGCAGTTCATGATTTAAAACGAGTACACAAACTGACAGAACACTTCAAAATTCCATCCATGGCAATCATTAATAAGTGCGGTATAAATGCTGAACAGGAAAATGTAATACGCTCATTCTGCTCTGAGAAAGATATCATTCTGGCAGGAGAATTACCTTACGATACAGTTTTTACAAAAGCACAAATAGAAGCTCTTTCTGTTGTTGAATATGATCCTGAAGGTATGGGCAAAAAAATGAAAACGATATGGGATAAAATGGAAAAACATTTTTAA